A DNA window from Candidatus Methanomethylophilaceae archaeon contains the following coding sequences:
- a CDS encoding NUDIX domain-containing protein, with product MRTAYAVAFEGDRFLMVWNPRRGGWEMPGGHVEEGETSEEAAAREFEEEAGYSIEIVATRDLGPCDVCAAIIKSKTGNPCEMRSELFSELPETLSFGREEYEDTVPWAREMLKIRFQINFRTAPDAEKNIGNEPPEDICWMGEADVRGNVTS from the coding sequence ATGAGAACGGCGTATGCGGTGGCGTTCGAGGGGGACCGGTTCCTGATGGTCTGGAACCCGCGCCGCGGCGGATGGGAGATGCCGGGAGGCCACGTGGAAGAGGGCGAGACCTCCGAGGAAGCCGCCGCCAGGGAGTTCGAGGAGGAAGCCGGATATTCGATAGAAATCGTTGCCACCAGGGATCTGGGGCCTTGCGATGTATGCGCTGCGATAATTAAATCCAAAACCGGAAATCCCTGCGAGATGAGATCAGAGCTGTTCTCCGAACTCCCCGAGACGCTTTCGTTCGGCAGGGAAGAATACGAGGATACCGTCCCTTGGGCAAGAGAGATGCTGAAAATACGATTTCAAATCAATTTTCGGACTGCTCCAGACGCCGAAAAAAACATCGGTAATGAGCCGCCGGAGGACATCTGTTGGATGGGTGAAGCAGATGTGAGAGGCAACGTTACATCCTGA
- a CDS encoding ATP-binding protein, giving the protein MIDRRDNGLIKVITGVRRCGKTYLVEILFRDWLIENGVDPKNIIFISLETGLNAHLRNPLTLSEHIHDAIGGSDSRKYVIIDEIQLCASVDNPYLPPESRTIENMMTFYDVVLGLREKCDIYVTGSNSKMLSKDVLSSFRGRTDEIPIIPLSFSEFHSALRGDVRSDWMECLYHGGMPGTLLYHDAPSKNRYLSSLFNEIYLKDIQERYGIHGIDDLSAIVDVLASSSGGLVNPQKIADSFRDRSVSRNTVANYIEHLEDSFLISGSMRFDIRGRRHINGLKKYYFTDVGLMNARLNFREMSRAKLIETVVHNEFLLRGCNVDVRRIDVRRRNEEGKSAIISLEIDFVVNRSFDRAYIQAAMGVDDPGKMEQETRSLKAIKDGFAKILLIDSDVPEHVTEDGIRVMSIIDFLLDEGSLRFN; this is encoded by the coding sequence TTGATCGACCGCCGCGATAACGGTCTGATCAAAGTCATAACAGGGGTCCGCCGCTGCGGAAAAACGTACCTCGTCGAGATACTGTTCAGAGATTGGCTGATTGAAAATGGCGTGGATCCCAAAAACATCATATTCATATCGCTTGAAACGGGCCTTAATGCCCATCTCAGAAATCCCCTTACGCTTTCAGAGCACATTCACGACGCGATTGGCGGCTCCGACTCCAGAAAATACGTGATTATAGACGAGATACAGCTTTGCGCCAGCGTGGACAACCCATACCTTCCCCCAGAATCCCGCACTATAGAGAACATGATGACGTTCTATGACGTCGTCTTAGGTCTGAGAGAAAAATGCGACATTTATGTCACCGGAAGCAATTCAAAAATGCTTTCCAAAGATGTCCTCTCCAGTTTCAGGGGCAGAACGGACGAAATACCCATAATTCCCCTGTCATTCTCTGAATTCCACTCTGCCCTCAGAGGGGACGTCAGGTCGGATTGGATGGAATGCCTCTACCATGGAGGAATGCCTGGAACACTGCTATATCATGATGCCCCGTCCAAAAACAGGTACCTATCAAGTCTGTTCAATGAGATCTACCTCAAAGATATTCAGGAACGCTATGGAATCCATGGCATCGACGATCTGTCAGCGATCGTTGATGTTCTCGCCTCATCATCCGGAGGGTTGGTTAACCCGCAGAAAATCGCTGACTCCTTCCGGGACAGGAGCGTCAGCAGGAACACCGTGGCCAATTATATAGAGCATCTAGAGGACTCTTTCCTGATATCCGGATCCATGCGCTTCGATATCAGAGGGAGGAGGCACATAAACGGCCTAAAAAAGTATTATTTCACGGACGTGGGGCTGATGAACGCCAGACTCAATTTCAGGGAGATGTCGCGTGCAAAGCTCATCGAAACCGTGGTGCATAACGAATTCCTGCTTCGTGGATGCAACGTAGATGTCCGAAGAATAGATGTCAGAAGAAGAAACGAAGAGGGAAAATCTGCGATCATATCTCTGGAAATAGATTTCGTCGTCAACAGATCGTTCGATAGGGCTTACATACAAGCGGCCATGGGAGTGGATGACCCAGGAAAAATGGAGCAAGAGACCAGATCGCTGAAGGCCATCAAGGATGGCTTCGCAAAGATCCTGCTGATAGATTCCGACGTCCCAGAGCATGTCACCGAGGATGGCATCAGGGTGATGTCCATCATAGATTTCCTGCTCGACGAGGGCTCCCTGAGATTCAACTGA
- a CDS encoding 30S ribosomal protein S15 codes for MARMHTRRKGKSCSKHPMVSENPAWVTLSATEIEDLIAKLAKDGIVSAKIGLILRDQYGVPDVKLATGKTITKIMEEKNVMPSLPEDLSNLMRRAISLNGHLKENKGDISNKRGLNMIEAKIRRLERYYKRNGVLPADWKYSLKNAELMLK; via the coding sequence ATGGCAAGAATGCACACCAGAAGAAAGGGAAAATCCTGTTCCAAACACCCCATGGTTTCCGAGAACCCCGCATGGGTCACCCTCAGCGCCACCGAAATCGAGGACCTCATCGCGAAGCTCGCCAAGGATGGAATAGTTTCCGCTAAGATCGGGCTCATTCTCAGGGACCAGTACGGCGTCCCCGACGTGAAGCTCGCCACCGGAAAGACCATCACCAAAATCATGGAGGAGAAGAACGTCATGCCCTCTCTTCCCGAAGACCTTTCCAACCTCATGAGACGCGCAATCTCCCTCAACGGCCACCTCAAGGAGAACAAGGGAGATATCTCCAACAAGAGAGGCCTCAACATGATCGAAGCTAAGATCAGGAGGCTCGAGCGCTACTACAAGAGGAACGGCGTCCTTCCCGCGGACTGGAAATATTCTCTTAAGAACGCGGAGCTCATGCTTAAGTGA